The Apium graveolens cultivar Ventura chromosome 10, ASM990537v1, whole genome shotgun sequence nucleotide sequence CTGGATGATTTGAAGTTGATGCTATCTGAGGTTGATTGGAAGACATTGGGAATGATGAGGCTGGCATAGGAGCTGCTTGATTCACAGGGTAGGGTATAGTGGTCATTTGCAGCAATTGATTGTTAGCCACTCCTTTGCACTCTCATGACACATGTCCTGCTTTCCCACACTTATAACACGTGATGTTGGCCTTCTGATTCTTACATTCATTAGCATAATGGCCTTTTGTATGACaattgaaacaaactacattcgcCTTATTACAGATTCCCATATGTCGCCTATTACAAATCTTACATTCCGGAACTGATCCTTGCGGGGGTTTTTGTCCACTAGTTAACTGAGATCTCGTTTCTTGTGATTTATTCCCAAATTCTCTCTTCTTGAAGTTCCTGGGTCCACTCTGAGGTTTAAACCTTTGATTAGTTCTCTGATTCTGGCCCTTGTAACTTGAGCCTTCTCCTCCCGATTCAAATCTTCTTTTCTTATTGTCTTTCTCCTTTTGATTTTGCTCACTCTCGCCTTCGATTACCATCGCTTTCTGAACCACTTCAGCATAAGTAGTCAAATCAAAAGCTGCCACACGACTCCTTAACCAAggcttcaatccctgttgaaaCCTTTTTGCCCTCTTCTCTTCAGAATCAACATACTCTCCCATAAACCTAGAAAGttctgtaaacttcttctcatattctcCAACTGTCATATTATCTTGCTTCAACTCAAAGAATTTCATCTCCATTTGTGTTTGCATATAGCGAGGAAAATACTTATCCAAGAACATTCTCTTAAACATATCCCAAGTAATAACTTCAGCAGCTTCTAAAGTCTTCGCtgtctcccaccaatagttcgatTCACCTTTAAGAAAGTAAGTGGCATACTCCACCTTCTGATTATCTCCAACATTTGTTAAggcaaaagccttttccatctccttgagccaaGCATGAGCTTCTACTGGGTCTTGAGTTCCTCTAAATTCTAGGGGTTTTACAGATTGGAATGTTTTGAAAGTAGTGACGTTTGCTGGGGGTGGTTGAGGTGGTTGCATTTGTTGAAGAAGTTGTTATTGTTGGGATGTAGTAGCAGTTTGTTGGCGTACCAATTCCATAAGTTGTGCTATATCGGGGTTTTGATTTTCTCCTTCATTTTCTTGGTTATTTATAGGTCTTCCTCGGGCTCTTCTAGGTGCCATTttctgaaataagagttatacaGTTTGAGTGATGCAGAAACTAGGGTATTATTTGCATTCATCGTGGTATACAGTTTTTTAATACAACAATAAAGGTGATGCATGGTGATAAGCAAGAAATTTAAAAGATCAAATATAGTAATCAAGGAAAGTGCATAACTGAATTTAACATGGTTCAAGTCGAAAGGTATGAATCACAAGGTACAAATACGAATACAGATCCGAATTAAAACAGTACGAGAGTCTAGAAACGGAAACAAATAACATGGTAAATAAAAGGAACAGCCTAATCCAAGCAAATAAAGATCAAGTCCCCTAGAACTCGTCCTAAGCCTCCTCTTCGGACTCCTCCTCGGGTTCCTCCTCGGACTCCTCCTCACGGGTCCTCGCGATATCAGGGGTAGTGTCCTCACATAGCATCTTGACCACACTCCCAAGCTCATCCACTACCGTCTGCACAGTAATCTGACGGGTCCGGTCGCGATGCACGGGCATCTCTTCCAATCTTGATGTGGCCACCTGGATCAGTGACTCGAGCCTCGAAATGGTTCTCGCCTTAGGTCCGCTACCCATCACTTGCTTACTTgcatagagctcttcaagacgtTCCATCAACCTGATATACTTTCCTTGGAGAAAGTCATGATGCATCCTTAAGTCAGCATAGACATGAAAAGCAATTGTGTCGCTTGGCGGAATCGAAGATGATGAGTGCGCACATTGCTAtcaagtaatatatatatatacaaaggtTAGATATGGTTTACTTGAATATTGCGCATTAGTACTCCCGATATTATATTATATACTCATACTTCCTATAGTCCTGATTGGgctatccagggactctaaacctaggctctgataccaactccGTCACACCCCAAACCgataacacacacacactaaataaatgtgaaccataattatattacaacttataagtccaaaagatgataataatacgattacaaacccaaccaaaaatattaacaatcccgagatctttacaagttcagagtttggaacaGCCCTTCTAACTAATATCACAATTACATACTGGCGGATATTGCCTATATATATTCTACCTGCGCCCTCAAATGGTCTTCACCCTGCATATCGGttgtcttacgggcggtctgcttggtACGAACCATGATTGCTAGTTGTAGAACAGGGTTAAATACAAGAAAATAAGCTAAAACGCTCAGCAAGTACTAACAGTTCTACTATACAAGGCATTATCTCAAAATCATGGGTTCATGAATCAAGGGGTTATAGATGCTTGTAAAAAAATGATAATAATaaacatgaagttataatataAGGACATGGTAGAATTCTAGCAATCGAAACATGGCATATGGAATCATGGCATTGTGGCAACATGTTATAATATAAAGGCATGGTAGAATCATAACGACCGAAACATGGcatatggtatcatggcatcgggaaatcatgttataaatatcaaatcatcaaaatcattttaggacGATACGAATTAcggccggtgatcagccgcgaagtaatcccgaaccggactgggttctcaaatataatgggatccctaggctatatgtgagcctatcaataagTGTGAAAAGGACATGCGTCTAGTCCAATCCACTGAgtcaagaaaatatttattttatttttaatgttTTATAACATGGATGTCGGGAAAGATTTGGTATCACTTTAATGAAATTGTAACAAGAGAATTCAAGTTCACTAATGAGGTTCGCTTTAGGGAATTTGGTAGGGAGTTTAGTATTCACGGTCTAATGGATAAGGAATATTTTGAAGGTAAGGTACTAACAAGAATAAGAGTTATTAACGGAAGTATTCGAATTAAGAAATGACATGGTGATTATTACAACTTAAGCATTCACGAAAAAGCATATAGACTTGCATCAATTATAAGCATAAGGAGTTAGTAACTTGCCTTCCAACAGttctaagattattcgatcttgaTGGCACGAATCTTCCCCTTCGCTTTGgaacctacacattatattaacctcATTACTATTCACCCTTAAACACCTTATAAGCCTATAAACTCCTAGACTAACTTTAACTCCCATTTCAACACCAAAACCAATAATCAAGCCAACAAATCTAACCTACATTGTACACAACCCTATTGACTATCATTTTATGGAAAATACGAGCATAAACCTAGCCATATAAGCCATTTATCGAGGCAAAAATAGAGAGCATAGCAGAGCAGATTTTACATATGCGATTTTTAAGCCAAATTTTGAACTAAACATACATGGTATCAACTTGATGGCTActagattttatcatgacttatCAAGGCACATAGCATACTAGCATTTTAGAGAATAAACCATGACTTGCATTGCACAAAACTCAAATTTAAGTCACATAGTACATTTATCCGAAATACTACTTATTCTACAATATGCAAGCATAAACTTCAACTTTTAACGTAAAAATCATGGCATGCAAGGATGGAAACTTTGTAAAATACATCTTATAAGATCATAAGTTCTTTAAAAGTCACATACAAAGTCTCTTTCTTCTCGAAAACAAACAAAACTATCACACAAACAAAAAAAATCCATTCGTCTCCTTGGGAGTCATTGCCGAATGCTTGAGGCCAAGATCATGGCTTGAAAATAGAAGCAAAACACTTCATCAAGATTATCTCTTGCTCAAGTTTTATGTGTCATATTGAGTTCAACTCTAGATTcagaagaatcaaagttaaacACTTGGCTTTAGCCacatgcaactaagaaactaACCTCAAATGATGATATAGAACCAAATGTAGTTGACCCTTGCTTAGAGGAGTTGAAAGGTGTAAGAAAATGGAGAAAATGAGGAAGAAAAATGAGAGGGGTGGCGGAGGTTTTGGTGCGGCCGAGAGGGAGTAGGGAGAGGAGAGAGTGGAGTGATGTGTTGGTGAAGAAAATGAGGTGAAATGAGTGTTTAGTCTAGTTTTTGTCTCATTCAaatggtagtggatttttcttTTTACCATTTTATCCTTCACCCACTAATAGCAagattttgcatgcaaggttttataggtcatttagttggtcaaatggagttagtggagggtgaaaGGTCGGTCTTACCCTTGATCTCTATTT carries:
- the LOC141691076 gene encoding uncharacterized protein LOC141691076, with the translated sequence MQPPQPPPANVTTFKTFQSVKPLEFRGTQDPVEAHAWLKEMEKAFALTNVGDNQKVEYATYFLKGESNYWWETAKTLEAAEVITWDMFKRMFLDKYFPRYMQTQMEMKFFELKQDNMTVGEYEKKFTELSRFMGEYVDSEEKRAKRFQQGLKPWLRSRVAAFDLTTYAEVVQKAMVIEGESEQNQKEKDNKKRRFESGGEGSSYKGQNQRTNQRFKPQSGPRNFKKREFGNKSQETRSQLTSGQKPPQGSVPECKICNRRHMGICNKANVVCFNCHTKGHYANECKNQKANITCYKCGKAGHVS